A genomic region of Magnolia sinica isolate HGM2019 chromosome 6, MsV1, whole genome shotgun sequence contains the following coding sequences:
- the LOC131249885 gene encoding pectinesterase inhibitor 11-like yields the protein MEGCRSSSSSASYTLIAAMLSLLVFTVDVKSSSAQQIIVGQTNAEFINSDGETNIDFIISSCNVTRYPRLCIDSLSIHADTIQKSPRRLVYAALSVSLASAQSTIPMMHQFLNSTEQAAVRDCIETIGDSIDMLKKSIEEISYLNEPDFEFHKENIQTWVSAAMTNGDTCLDGFTDISVMDGDVKSAITSLVENLNKLTSNALALINKLTPTQSTSR from the coding sequence ATGGAAGGTTGCCGCAGCAGCAGCTCATCTGCTTCATATACTCTTATTGCAGCTATGCTATCGTTACTCGTCTTCACCGTCGATGTGAAATCAAGCTCGGCCCAACAAATCATTGTTGGACAAACCAACGCCGAGTTCATCAACTCAGATGGAGAAACCAACatcgatttcatcatctcaagttGCAACGTAACAAGGTATCCCCGTCTCTGCATCGACTCTCTATCCATCCACGCAGACACCATCCAAAAAAGCCCACGACGATTGGTTTATGCCGCCTTGTCTGTGAGCCTAGCTAGCGCCCAATCGACTATTCCCATGATGCACCAGTTTTTGAATTCGACAGAGCAGGCTGCCGTGAGGGACTGCATCGAGACCATCGGCGATTCAATCGATATGCTGAAGAAGTCGATAGAGGAGATAAGCTACCTTAATGAACCCGATTTCGAATTCCACAAGGAGAACATCCAAACGTGGGTGAGTGCTGCAATGACAAATGGGGACACATGCTTAGACGGCTTCACGGACATAAGTGTCATGGATGGGGATGTGAAGAGTGCAATCACAAGCCTTGTTGAGAATTTGAATAAGCTAACAAGCAATGCTTTGGCTCTGATCAACAAACTTACTCCCACTCAATCCACTTCTCGTTAA